In a single window of the Gossypium hirsutum isolate 1008001.06 chromosome D02, Gossypium_hirsutum_v2.1, whole genome shotgun sequence genome:
- the LOC107909851 gene encoding uncharacterized protein, with product MADWGPVVIAVVLFVLLSPGLLFQLPGRNKVVEFGNMQTSGISILVHAIIFFGLITIFLIAIGVHIYTG from the coding sequence ATGGCGGACTGGGGACCGGTGGTGATAGCGGTGGTGCTATTTGTGTTGTTAAGTCCAGGATTGTTGTTTCAGTTGCCAGGGAGGAACAAAGTGGTGGAGTTTGGGAACATGCAAACCAGTGGGATTTCCATTCTCGTCCATGCTATTATCTTCTTTGGACTCATCACTATCTTCCTCATCGCCATAGGTGTTCACATCTACACTGGATAG
- the LOC107909852 gene encoding uncharacterized protein, giving the protein MMRRQQRNQGQQSRFFYELLALVLNLLRLPTMPLPFSDQPAAPERSPLPRTALMTTVPPAGFAWLMLGISVSLMLCGSVTFFIGFMLMPWVLGLVMVCYVAGIVSTVFMLGSSILCYAMAPPSRRKDIPGCSYER; this is encoded by the exons atgatgagAAGACAACAACGAAATCAGGGCCAACAATCAAGGTTTTTCTACGAGCTGTTGGCGCTGGTCCTAAATCTTCTACGATTACCTACGATGCCGCTTCCCTTCTCTGACCAACCAGCCGCCCCGGAGAGGAGTCCTCTTCCGCGAACGGCATTGATGACGACGGTACCGCCGGCGGGATTCGCTTGGCTGATGCTAGGGATATCTGTTTCGTTGATGCTGTGTGGATCAGTTACTTTCTTTATAGGGTTCATGTTGATGCCTTGGGTTCTTGGTTTGGTCATGGTTTGTTACGTTGCTGGGATTGTTTCAACGGTTTTCATGTTAGGTAGTTCGATTCTGTGTTACGCCATGGCCCCTCCTTCGCGGCGAAAGGATATCCCTG GTTGCAGCTATGAGAGGTGA